From a region of the Actinopolymorpha singaporensis genome:
- a CDS encoding S8 family peptidase — MAGPALGRRILPRVLAASAVVALALAGSPGRSPTVVAAAASTTSTATTSTATAALASTPREASPGPTVTLITGDRIQLRSVGSGRTTATVEPAPRPSGVVPQFQVSTREGRTSVIPTDMGPLLRTDVLDPALFDVTALAKQGYDDAASPSLPLILTYPKEASRTYRTRTVPGGRERRVLDSVDGVATEVPKDEVAKLGKAVFELAEAAQQTGRRASSLTAAQAGPLAGVRKIWLDARVRVALDRSTKQIDAPAAWDAGYTGSGVKVAVLDTGIDTTHPDLAGRVSASHNFTDTGDAGDRFGHGTHVASIVGGSGAASDGARKGVAYGADLVNGKVLGDDGYGATSWIIDGMEWAAGVEHADIVNMSLGSDPSEYGSNLVTAAVDRLSSEDGTLFVVAAGNNGCDACVLAPGDAPSALTVGAVDRQDQLADFSSRGPGPVNLSLKPDITAPGVGIWAARAEDAQLGGSGPYLELSGTSMATPHVAGAAALLSQARPELTGRELKAALMSTAVPTAGLREYQQGAGRVDVARVLKSPVLAEQGSLDFGVVALKAGGGTAPVDRDVSYRNISGQPVTLNLHVQLRDETGAQVGYASVEPSQLTVQPGAVGTANVVVDPGTAEPGNYTGALVADVPGAQSLHTPTGFVGQPQLFDLRLKGIARDGRPALAWVGSLNGSPVVNVDTGETMTKTCRAEDPTVEVCMRVPAGTYSVLAFVHTRPAGVPSNGYGDGLDTSLVGNPELKITGDTTVTLDARKAVEVKVDTPANPEARANLGGAVELRWYRTAPDGTVAGDAVLNAPGSQGEERFFVQPMSDPSVGFFEATSRWRLEAPNVTLSVPGAKDVKLDPQYYPMNWFSDFSEQFPVLDGSANLRVVDAGQGRPEDLAGLDLKGALALVRRSDDLPVAEQSNTAADAGARMVAVYNDSPGANGNPGGYADLALKVPTVRLTGAEGGALLGLLGKGKLTVRATGNVASPYVYDLVYAEPHGVPAQPHYSADPSDLVRVEEDIHSLSTDQITYSEGAFAFRPQDQMSITFQRPLYGAPRSRVVYHTSDPTTRWSYVRTTPEQPYGYHEPHPEGAQLQLNTPLTAYAPRERTTQSWLGAPVATGLNPNFPVVRDGDLLVLGESFPSLFQGVGMLDGANHPSVAASTEGDDGFATMFRLSRGDETVWETEHIPGGLFGYVTLPTGSEDTYRMSFDVANRAPWAQLSTRSRSEWTFRSAATDAAEPLPLLTFGYDVEANLRNELTPPARGSNQVKVRVGHQAGGSIPVNRLTFEVSYDDGGRWQHLRAVRHGDGRYTVDLPPNAPAKARYASFRVHAQDADGNQLTQEIIRAVALPHGR, encoded by the coding sequence ATGGCCGGTCCGGCCCTTGGCCGTCGCATTCTTCCCCGGGTACTCGCGGCATCCGCGGTCGTCGCGCTCGCGCTGGCCGGGTCTCCTGGTCGGTCCCCGACCGTGGTCGCCGCGGCCGCGTCCACCACCTCCACCGCGACCACCTCCACCGCCACAGCGGCCCTCGCGAGTACGCCGCGCGAGGCGTCGCCGGGTCCGACGGTCACGCTGATCACCGGCGACCGCATCCAGCTCCGCTCGGTCGGGAGTGGGCGGACGACCGCGACGGTGGAGCCGGCGCCGCGGCCCAGCGGTGTCGTTCCGCAGTTCCAGGTCAGCACCCGGGAAGGCCGGACGTCCGTCATCCCCACCGACATGGGCCCCCTGCTGCGGACGGACGTACTCGACCCGGCGCTGTTCGACGTGACGGCGCTGGCGAAGCAGGGCTACGACGACGCGGCCAGCCCGAGCCTGCCGCTGATCCTCACCTATCCGAAGGAGGCGTCGCGCACCTACCGCACGAGGACGGTCCCCGGGGGTCGTGAGCGTCGCGTCCTGGACAGCGTGGACGGTGTAGCGACCGAGGTGCCCAAGGACGAGGTGGCCAAGCTGGGGAAGGCGGTGTTCGAACTCGCCGAGGCCGCGCAGCAGACCGGCCGGCGTGCGTCCTCGCTGACCGCCGCGCAGGCCGGACCGCTCGCCGGCGTACGGAAGATCTGGCTGGACGCGCGGGTCAGGGTGGCCTTGGACCGGAGCACGAAGCAGATCGACGCACCTGCCGCCTGGGACGCCGGCTACACCGGCTCCGGGGTGAAGGTCGCCGTACTCGACACCGGCATCGACACCACCCACCCGGATCTGGCCGGCCGGGTCAGCGCCTCGCACAACTTCACCGACACCGGGGACGCCGGAGACAGGTTCGGGCACGGCACGCACGTCGCGTCGATCGTCGGTGGGTCGGGCGCGGCCTCCGACGGTGCCCGCAAGGGCGTGGCGTACGGCGCGGACCTGGTCAACGGCAAGGTCCTGGGTGACGACGGGTACGGCGCCACGTCCTGGATCATCGACGGGATGGAGTGGGCCGCCGGCGTCGAGCACGCCGACATCGTGAACATGAGCCTCGGCTCGGATCCTTCCGAGTACGGCAGCAACCTCGTGACGGCGGCCGTCGACCGGTTGAGCAGCGAGGACGGCACGTTGTTCGTCGTCGCGGCCGGCAACAACGGATGCGACGCGTGCGTGCTGGCGCCCGGCGACGCCCCGAGTGCGCTGACGGTCGGTGCGGTGGACCGGCAGGACCAGCTCGCCGACTTCTCCAGCCGCGGTCCCGGCCCCGTCAACCTCTCCCTCAAACCGGACATCACCGCGCCCGGTGTCGGGATCTGGGCTGCCCGCGCCGAGGACGCCCAGCTCGGCGGATCCGGGCCGTACCTCGAGCTGTCCGGGACGTCCATGGCGACCCCGCACGTGGCCGGCGCCGCAGCCCTGCTGTCGCAGGCCCGTCCCGAGCTGACCGGGAGGGAGCTCAAAGCCGCGCTGATGTCCACCGCGGTGCCCACCGCGGGGCTGCGGGAGTACCAGCAGGGCGCCGGCCGGGTCGACGTGGCCCGCGTACTGAAGAGTCCGGTGCTCGCCGAGCAAGGGTCGCTTGACTTCGGCGTCGTCGCGCTGAAGGCCGGCGGCGGGACCGCCCCGGTGGACCGCGACGTGAGCTACCGCAACATCTCCGGCCAGCCGGTGACGCTGAACCTGCACGTCCAGCTTCGGGACGAGACCGGCGCCCAGGTCGGCTACGCGTCGGTGGAACCATCCCAGCTGACCGTCCAGCCCGGTGCGGTCGGCACCGCCAACGTCGTCGTCGACCCGGGAACCGCCGAGCCCGGCAACTACACCGGAGCACTGGTGGCGGACGTTCCGGGTGCACAGTCGCTGCACACGCCGACCGGGTTCGTGGGCCAGCCGCAGCTGTTCGACCTGCGGCTCAAGGGCATTGCCCGCGATGGCCGGCCCGCGCTGGCCTGGGTCGGTTCCCTCAACGGCTCGCCCGTCGTCAATGTCGACACCGGCGAGACGATGACGAAGACGTGCAGGGCCGAGGATCCGACGGTCGAGGTCTGCATGCGGGTGCCGGCCGGTACGTACTCGGTGCTGGCCTTCGTCCACACCCGCCCCGCCGGCGTACCGTCGAACGGCTACGGCGACGGCCTCGACACGTCGCTGGTCGGCAACCCGGAGCTGAAGATCACCGGTGACACCACGGTGACTCTCGACGCTCGCAAGGCGGTCGAGGTCAAGGTGGACACCCCGGCGAACCCGGAGGCCAGGGCCAACCTCGGCGGCGCCGTCGAGCTCAGGTGGTACCGCACGGCTCCCGACGGCACGGTCGCCGGTGACGCCGTCCTCAACGCACCCGGGTCGCAGGGCGAGGAACGCTTCTTCGTGCAGCCGATGAGTGACCCGTCGGTCGGGTTCTTCGAGGCCACCTCCAGGTGGCGGCTGGAGGCGCCGAACGTCACCCTGTCGGTGCCGGGTGCCAAGGACGTGAAGCTCGACCCGCAGTACTACCCGATGAACTGGTTCAGCGACTTCAGCGAGCAGTTCCCGGTGCTCGACGGTTCGGCCAACCTGCGCGTGGTCGACGCGGGTCAGGGGCGGCCCGAGGACCTCGCCGGTCTTGACCTGAAGGGCGCCCTGGCGCTCGTCCGGCGCAGCGACGACCTGCCGGTGGCCGAACAGTCGAACACCGCGGCCGATGCGGGTGCGCGGATGGTGGCGGTCTACAACGACAGTCCCGGCGCCAACGGCAACCCCGGTGGCTACGCCGACCTCGCGCTCAAGGTGCCGACGGTACGCCTCACCGGAGCCGAAGGCGGTGCGCTGCTCGGTCTGCTCGGCAAGGGAAAGTTGACAGTACGGGCGACCGGCAACGTGGCCAGTCCGTACGTCTACGACCTTGTCTACGCTGAGCCGCACGGCGTCCCCGCCCAACCGCACTACAGCGCCGATCCGTCCGACCTGGTGCGCGTCGAGGAGGACATTCACAGCCTGTCGACCGACCAGATCACCTACAGCGAGGGAGCGTTCGCCTTCCGGCCGCAGGACCAGATGTCGATCACCTTCCAGCGCCCGCTGTACGGAGCGCCGCGCTCGCGCGTCGTCTACCACACGTCCGATCCCACGACGAGGTGGTCCTACGTGAGGACTACCCCTGAACAGCCGTACGGCTACCACGAACCGCATCCGGAGGGCGCGCAACTCCAGCTGAACACCCCGCTGACGGCCTACGCGCCACGCGAACGCACCACGCAGTCGTGGCTCGGTGCGCCGGTCGCCACCGGCCTCAACCCGAACTTCCCGGTCGTACGCGACGGCGACCTGCTGGTGCTCGGTGAGTCGTTCCCGTCGCTGTTCCAGGGTGTCGGGATGCTGGACGGCGCGAACCACCCCTCGGTGGCGGCGTCGACCGAGGGCGACGACGGCTTCGCCACGATGTTCCGGCTGTCGCGGGGCGACGAGACGGTGTGGGAGACCGAACACATCCCCGGTGGACTCTTCGGTTACGTGACACTTCCCACCGGCTCCGAGGACACCTACCGGATGTCGTTCGACGTGGCCAACCGCGCCCCATGGGCGCAGCTTTCCACCCGAAGCCGTTCGGAGTGGACGTTCCGGTCCGCGGCCACCGACGCGGCCGAGCCGCTGCCGCTGCTGACCTTCGGGTACGACGTCGAGGCCAACCTGCGCAACGAACTGACACCGCCGGCGCGCGGGTCGAACCAGGTGAAGGTGAGGGTCGGCCACCAGGCGGGAGGGAGCATTCCCGTGAACCGGCTGACGTTCGAGGTCTCCTACGACGACGGCGGCCGGTGGCAGCACCTGCGGGCCGTCCGCCACGGTGATGGCCGCTACACGGTGGACCTGCCGCCGAACGCGCCGGCGAAGGCGCGGTACGCGTCGTTCCGGGTCCACGCACAGGACGCGGACGGCAACCAGCTGACGCAGGAGATCATCCGTGCGGTAGCGCTCCCACATGGCAGGTGA
- a CDS encoding glycosyl hydrolase, with the protein MTKRRFSRRSVLRGAAAVAAGAAASTVASPAGASTRPSVVEAAPVTDFLDSICVCAHMGQGVDDPARVADALTYTGIRNIRDSDNVSAAFVDGLISVHQRTGARFVIVRSGPDEAWLADQLEASRRLARAGALLALEGPNEPNNWAVTFGGDTSVWDKDFTPVARWQQELYRRTKADALLRRFPVFHSSEAGGSEPNNVGLQFLTIPDGAGTLMPAGTRYADFANVHNYICRKPAIIDNMAWENASPDFEDWIDGIYGEYGMTWREGFPGYTSAADRAALPKVSTETGWATQGTNSLTEEDQGRLLLALYLSQFARGYQHTFVYMLRDDPVQGYWGFVDHDYRPKRSGVYLHNLTSVLANGAGAAPGGGLAYSISDRAPTTHDLLLRRSDGDHFLVVWSERAIGSESVTVHLAGPPRQVEVYDPTSGTTPIHTLDAAKTVPVTLTNYDVRVLRVECAAASR; encoded by the coding sequence GTGACCAAGCGAAGATTCTCCCGTAGATCGGTGCTACGTGGTGCCGCGGCGGTCGCCGCGGGCGCGGCGGCGTCGACGGTTGCGTCACCGGCCGGCGCTTCGACCCGGCCCTCCGTCGTGGAAGCGGCACCGGTCACCGACTTCCTCGACTCGATCTGCGTCTGTGCACACATGGGGCAGGGTGTCGACGACCCTGCTCGGGTGGCGGACGCCCTGACCTACACCGGCATTCGCAACATTCGCGACAGCGACAACGTGTCGGCGGCCTTCGTGGACGGCCTGATCTCGGTGCACCAGCGGACCGGCGCCCGGTTCGTGATCGTACGCAGCGGTCCGGACGAGGCCTGGCTGGCCGACCAACTCGAGGCGTCCCGCCGGCTGGCCCGGGCCGGAGCTCTGCTCGCGCTGGAGGGGCCGAACGAGCCGAACAACTGGGCGGTCACCTTCGGCGGGGACACGTCCGTGTGGGACAAGGACTTCACTCCCGTCGCCCGCTGGCAGCAGGAGCTCTACCGACGCACCAAGGCCGATGCACTGTTGCGGCGCTTCCCGGTCTTCCACTCCAGTGAGGCCGGCGGATCGGAACCGAACAACGTCGGTCTGCAGTTCCTCACCATCCCGGACGGTGCGGGGACGCTCATGCCGGCCGGTACCCGCTACGCCGACTTCGCCAACGTACACAACTACATCTGCCGCAAGCCCGCCATCATCGACAACATGGCGTGGGAGAACGCGTCGCCGGACTTCGAGGACTGGATCGACGGCATCTACGGCGAGTACGGCATGACCTGGCGGGAAGGCTTCCCTGGATACACTTCCGCGGCCGACCGGGCAGCGCTGCCGAAGGTGTCCACCGAGACGGGCTGGGCCACCCAGGGCACGAACAGCCTCACAGAGGAAGACCAGGGACGGCTGTTGCTTGCCCTCTACCTCTCGCAGTTCGCCCGCGGCTACCAGCACACGTTCGTCTACATGCTCCGCGACGACCCCGTGCAGGGTTACTGGGGATTCGTCGACCACGACTACCGGCCCAAGCGCTCGGGTGTCTACCTGCACAACCTCACGTCAGTGCTGGCAAACGGGGCTGGGGCGGCCCCCGGGGGCGGTCTTGCCTACTCGATCAGCGACCGAGCACCCACGACACACGACCTTTTGCTTCGAAGGAGTGACGGCGACCACTTCCTCGTGGTGTGGAGCGAGCGGGCCATCGGCTCGGAATCGGTCACTGTTCACCTCGCCGGTCCTCCACGTCAGGTGGAGGTCTACGATCCGACGTCCGGTACGACGCCGATCCACACCCTCGACGCGGCGAAGACGGTGCCGGTGACACTCACCAACTACGACGTCCGGGTCCTCAGAGTGGAGTGCGCTGCGGCCAGTCGTTAG
- a CDS encoding helix-turn-helix transcriptional regulator, whose amino-acid sequence MRSVRPAEGTSASAAAVTSASAMPGSAFVGRAAEVDAVVAALRRPPAMVLIEGEAGVGKSRLVRECLASPALSGRVVLVAACPPLPEPFPLGPVLDGVRRLVPPGGPLELSPLGGALRPVFPELAERLPPAVDVLTDPTATRHRLFRAFAELLECLRVDALVVEDVHWADQATWEWLLTTYATGDARIPVVLTYRPADVPAGSLLRRLVTRRPAGMAQLRIDLQPLDVGGTRDLVAAMFATDQVSEQFAAFLHARTDGLPLALEECLQLLRDRRDIVERGGQWTRRVLDQLQVPPTVRDSVLERVERQAPETRSVLEAAAVLAAPADEATLTEVPGLDAEAGRRGVAAALTSGLLREAGPGLFVFRHVLASQAVDEAVPVSRRRHLHRRAAERLRGLDPPPVARLARHFKEAGDREAWTEYAEASADLALESGDDRFAVTALLELLAAGDHPADRGTRLARKLGEAAHLGSAALGDLAAQVVDALRSALAAGVATSATRGELRLLLGRMLREISEEPEAYAAIEAAVDDLGHRPDLAVRAMLNLAMPLVPDWPAARHLAWLERATEALPALGSRVDRLSFAVNRASSLLLLGEEAGWQAAAEVPQEAAGPAERPVVARGLLNTAQLALVWGRYDEVRPRLAPALQHLEAADYQRLRATVRVTEAFLDWYTGDWGSLDAVANELATSETSVTLDQLQARQILGMVAVARGERDAARRHLTEVTGEYARLGVVDPLAMPASAALARLHLADGAAGEALVVLGRDLTTIERKGVWWWAADIAPVAVGALVANGQVDQAADLVGRVAAGLGARGGPAPAAALTVCRAAVAGTRGRMDEAAALFADAAAAWRTLPRPYDELLAREGEGRCLVAGGEERRGLARLSDAERQLRSLGARWDADRVARLLRHHGVDVARTWRRGPRGYGDQLSPRELEVVGLVARGLTNRQIGETLFLSPRTVGHHLRAAMRKLGVSTRTAAAIAATQAGLLAGYRPTGRTAGPTRERPPEPDNQ is encoded by the coding sequence ATGCGTTCGGTACGGCCGGCAGAGGGCACGTCGGCGTCGGCAGCAGCCGTCACATCAGCGTCGGCCATGCCGGGTTCGGCGTTCGTCGGGCGGGCCGCCGAGGTCGATGCGGTGGTCGCCGCGCTGCGGCGGCCGCCGGCGATGGTGCTGATCGAAGGCGAGGCCGGCGTCGGCAAGTCCCGCCTTGTCCGCGAGTGCCTGGCGTCGCCCGCGTTGAGCGGCCGGGTCGTGCTGGTCGCTGCCTGTCCGCCGCTGCCGGAGCCGTTTCCCCTGGGACCGGTGCTGGACGGCGTACGGCGGCTGGTGCCACCTGGAGGCCCGCTGGAGTTGAGCCCGCTGGGCGGCGCGCTGCGTCCGGTGTTTCCCGAGCTCGCCGAGCGCCTTCCACCCGCGGTGGACGTACTCACCGATCCGACCGCCACCAGGCACCGGCTCTTCCGCGCGTTCGCCGAACTCCTGGAATGCCTGCGGGTGGACGCGCTGGTCGTGGAGGACGTCCACTGGGCGGACCAGGCGACGTGGGAGTGGCTGCTGACGACGTACGCAACCGGTGACGCCCGCATCCCCGTGGTTCTCACCTACCGGCCCGCGGACGTGCCGGCCGGTTCTCTGCTGCGGCGGCTGGTCACCAGGCGGCCGGCGGGGATGGCCCAGCTGCGGATCGACCTCCAGCCCCTCGACGTCGGCGGAACGCGTGACCTCGTGGCGGCGATGTTCGCCACCGACCAGGTGTCGGAACAGTTCGCTGCGTTCCTGCACGCCCGTACGGACGGGCTGCCGCTGGCCCTTGAGGAATGCCTGCAGTTGCTGCGCGACCGCCGGGACATCGTCGAGCGTGGCGGCCAGTGGACCCGCCGGGTCCTCGACCAGCTTCAGGTGCCGCCGACCGTGCGCGACTCCGTACTCGAACGCGTGGAACGCCAGGCTCCGGAGACCCGGTCGGTCCTGGAGGCGGCCGCGGTCCTGGCCGCGCCGGCCGACGAGGCGACGCTCACAGAGGTGCCCGGCCTGGACGCCGAGGCGGGCCGGCGTGGTGTCGCCGCCGCGTTGACCTCGGGCCTGTTGCGCGAAGCCGGGCCGGGGCTGTTCGTGTTTCGGCACGTACTCGCCTCGCAGGCCGTGGACGAGGCGGTTCCCGTCTCGCGGCGGCGCCACCTGCACCGGCGGGCGGCCGAGCGACTCCGGGGCCTCGACCCGCCTCCGGTGGCGCGGTTGGCCCGGCACTTCAAGGAGGCGGGGGACCGCGAGGCCTGGACGGAGTACGCGGAGGCGAGCGCCGATCTGGCGCTGGAGTCCGGTGACGACCGGTTCGCCGTCACGGCACTGCTGGAACTGTTGGCGGCCGGCGACCATCCGGCGGACCGGGGTACCCGACTGGCCCGAAAGCTCGGCGAGGCCGCGCACCTGGGCTCGGCCGCGCTCGGCGACCTCGCAGCACAGGTCGTCGACGCGCTGCGGAGCGCGTTGGCGGCCGGCGTCGCCACGTCGGCCACCCGCGGAGAGCTTCGGCTGCTGCTGGGCCGGATGCTTCGCGAGATCAGTGAGGAACCCGAGGCGTACGCGGCGATCGAGGCAGCCGTCGACGACCTCGGGCACCGCCCCGACCTCGCGGTGCGCGCGATGCTCAACCTGGCCATGCCGTTGGTTCCGGACTGGCCGGCCGCCCGCCACCTCGCCTGGCTGGAACGCGCGACCGAGGCCCTGCCTGCGCTGGGGTCTCGGGTCGACCGGCTGTCGTTCGCCGTCAACCGCGCGAGCAGCCTGCTCCTGCTGGGAGAGGAGGCGGGGTGGCAGGCGGCGGCGGAGGTTCCACAGGAGGCGGCCGGGCCGGCGGAGCGGCCGGTCGTCGCGCGAGGTCTGCTGAACACCGCCCAGCTCGCGCTGGTCTGGGGACGCTACGACGAGGTACGGCCGCGGCTGGCGCCCGCCCTGCAACACCTGGAGGCCGCCGACTACCAGCGGCTGCGGGCGACCGTCCGGGTCACCGAAGCCTTCCTCGACTGGTACACCGGCGACTGGGGTTCCCTCGACGCCGTGGCGAACGAGCTCGCGACCTCGGAGACGTCTGTGACGCTGGACCAGTTGCAGGCACGGCAGATCCTGGGAATGGTCGCTGTCGCCCGCGGTGAACGCGACGCCGCGCGGCGGCACCTGACCGAGGTCACCGGGGAGTACGCCCGGCTCGGAGTGGTCGACCCGCTGGCCATGCCGGCGTCGGCGGCGCTGGCCCGGCTGCACCTCGCCGACGGCGCGGCCGGCGAGGCGCTGGTGGTGCTCGGGCGCGACCTCACGACCATCGAACGCAAGGGCGTGTGGTGGTGGGCCGCCGACATCGCCCCGGTCGCGGTGGGCGCACTGGTCGCGAACGGGCAGGTCGATCAGGCCGCGGACCTGGTCGGCCGGGTCGCCGCCGGGCTGGGGGCCCGTGGCGGCCCGGCACCGGCGGCCGCGCTGACGGTGTGCCGGGCTGCCGTCGCCGGGACGCGGGGACGGATGGACGAGGCGGCCGCGCTGTTCGCCGACGCGGCCGCGGCATGGCGGACCCTGCCTCGTCCGTACGACGAACTCCTCGCCAGGGAAGGCGAGGGCCGGTGCCTGGTCGCGGGGGGCGAGGAACGCCGGGGTCTCGCGCGGCTGTCGGACGCCGAACGGCAGTTGCGGTCGCTGGGCGCCCGGTGGGACGCCGACCGGGTTGCACGGCTGCTACGCCACCACGGAGTCGACGTGGCCCGCACGTGGCGACGAGGCCCGCGTGGCTACGGTGACCAGCTCTCGCCGCGGGAGCTGGAGGTGGTCGGGCTGGTCGCCCGGGGGCTGACCAACCGGCAGATCGGCGAGACGCTGTTCCTCTCGCCGCGTACGGTCGGTCATCACCTTCGGGCCGCGATGCGCAAGCTGGGCGTGTCCACTCGTACGGCGGCAGCGATCGCCGCGACGCAGGCCGGTCTGCTCGCGGGGTACCGGCCGACCGGTCGCACTGCCGGGCCCACTCGGGAGCGGCCGCCGGAACCGGACAACCAATAG